A region from the Candidatus Anoxymicrobium japonicum genome encodes:
- a CDS encoding nucleotidyltransferase: MDKKASISVPPQKLAEFARKWKIEEISLFGSVLSDCFTQSSDIDVLVAFKPGSSRSLFDLVRMRDELEEMLGRDVDLIDRKSVESSRNYIRKREVLSSLETIYVTG, translated from the coding sequence ATGGATAAAAAAGCAAGCATCAGTGTACCCCCACAGAAACTTGCGGAATTCGCGCGGAAGTGGAAAATCGAAGAGATATCTCTTTTTGGCTCGGTCCTTTCCGATTGTTTCACGCAGTCGAGTGACATAGACGTGCTTGTTGCCTTCAAGCCAGGGTCGAGTCGCTCCCTTTTCGACCTCGTTAGGATGCGGGATGAGCTTGAGGAGATGCTCGGCAGGGATGTGGATCTCATCGATCGCAAATCCGTCGAGTCTAGCCGTAACTATATCCGCAAGCGTGAAGTACTGAGCTCCCTGGAGACGATCTATGTCACGGGATGA